One part of the Cherax quadricarinatus isolate ZL_2023a unplaced genomic scaffold, ASM3850222v1 Contig37, whole genome shotgun sequence genome encodes these proteins:
- the LOC128700975 gene encoding 5'-deoxynucleotidase HDDC2, with product MASYTAKNCLEFLKEMGRLKHMKRTGWVLRNVSDPETISGHMYRMAVMSFLLDDDDNVNRDRVMKISLVHDMAESVVGDLTPHCGVSDEDKHKKEVAAMEHFITLVGEKAGNEMYNLFLEYEEQKTPEAKLVKDLDKFDMILQAFEYETSQDRAGSLDEFFKSTEGVFTHPKVKKWVEELYVQRNRVLNDPAEHS from the exons ATGGCTTCTTATACTGCTAAAAATTGTCTGGAATTTTTGAAAGAAATGGGTCGATTAAAG CACATGAAGAGAACGGGATGGGTTCTCCGTAACGTCAGTGACCCGGAGACCATATCAGGTCACATGTACCGGATGGCCGTTATGTCGTTCCTTCTCGACGACGACGACAATGTCAATAGGGACAG agtGATGAAGATATCATTGGTTCACGACATGGCAGAAAGCGTTGTGGGCGACCTGACCCCACACTGTGGAGTCTCCGACGAGGACAAACATAAAAAGGAGGTCGCAGCCATGGAACACTTCATAACTCTGGTCGGAGAAAAGGCCGGAAATGAAATGTATAATCTGTTTTTG GAATACGAAGAACAAAAGACACCTGAAGCCAAACTTGTCAAAGATTTAGACAAGTTTGACATGATCTTGCAAGCCTTTGAGTACGAGACAAGTCAGGACCGTGCGGGCTCGCTTGACGAATTCTTCAAGTCGACGGAAGGAGTGTTTACGCACCCCAAGGTCAAGAAGTGGGTCGAAGAATTGTATGTACAGAGAAACCGAGTGCTGAACGATCCAGCAGAACATTCTTAA